A window of Maioricimonas rarisocia genomic DNA:
TTTGATGTCCCGATGGACGATGCCCCGCTCCGACGCGGCCTGCAGTGCGGCGGCCACCTGACGGATCAGGTGCAGGGCCAGCGGAACCTCGAGTGGTCCCTTCTTGCGGAGCAGCGTCCGTAGCGTCTGCCCCTGGACGTACTCCTGGGCGATGAAATGCTGCCCGCGATCGGAACCGACCACGTAGACCTGGACGATATTCGGATGGTTCAGCCCGGCGGCCGCCTTGGCCTCGGTCTCGAACCGCTTGATGTACGTCTCGTCGACGGTCAGCTCGTGGCGAAGCAGTTTGAGGGCGACGTTGCGGTGCAGGGACGTCTGCTCGGCCAGCCAGACTTCGGCCATGCCCCCCTGGCCGAGGCGACGCAACAGCTTGAATTCGCCCAGCATCTCGCCGGTCGATCGCTTCGGATCGTCCGATCCGGTCGAATCGTCGGCTGCAGGAACAGATTCCACGCCATCCGGTGGCATCGGCGTCGTTTCACCGCCAATGTCCGGGTCAGAGGTCGGGGGCTTGTCCGGCATAACGGTTTCCGTGGTGACAGGTCGGGGCCAGCGGGGACGCTCCGGGGCCCAACGTATCCTACGTCACGTCTGTCGATGGCGGCAAACTCAATCGATCATTCGGGATGCCGTCACGGCAGGGGGCTTGTTGATCGGGGATGGGGCACTCCTATAATCCACACGGCGCGAACGATCCGCACGTCCCGACGACGACTGACCCCGGTGAGCATTCATGAGTGACCTTCCGCGTACCCTCGGCGAACTCCGCGAATCCGGCTACCGCAGCCTCAGCGTCAAGCAGGAAATGCGGCGGAATTTGATCGGGCGCCTCCGCTCGGGCGAGCCGCTTTTCCCCGGCATCCTCGGGTACGACGAGACCGTGATTCCGGAGATCGTCAACGCGGTTCTTTCCCGGCACGACATGCTGTTTCTCGGCCTGCGCGGGCAGGGAAAGACGCGGATGCTGCGGATGCTCACCCACCTGCTCGACGAGCGTCTGCCGATCGTGGCCGGCTCCGAGATTAACGACGACCCGCTCGCTCCCATTTCCCGCTACGCCAGGGATCTGGTGGAAGAGAAGGGGGACGCGACGCCGATCGAGTGGATTGGCCGCGAACAGCGGTACCACGAAAAGCTGGCCACGCCCGATGTCACGATCGCCGACCTCATCGGTGAAGTCGATCTCGTCAAGCATGCCGAAGGGCGACACCTGGCCAGCGAGGACGTGATGCACTTCGGACTCATTCCCCGCAGCCATCGGGGCATCTTCTGCATGAACGAGCTGCCGGACCTCTCGCCGAAGATCCAGGTGGGGCTGTTCAACGTCCTCGAAGAGCGGGATGTGCAGATTCGCGGCTTCACCGTGCGGCTGCCGCTCGATCTCTGCATGGTGTTCAGCGCGAACCCCGAGGATTACACCAACCGCGGCCGGATCGTCACGCCGCTGAAGGATCGCATCGGTTCGGTGGTACGCACGCACTATCCGCTTACCCGCGAACTGGGGGTTCGGATCACCGAAGAGAACGCCTGGCAGGATCGGGACGGGGACGTCCGCGTCGCCACGCCGAACTTCATCAAGGAAATCATCGAAGAGACGTCCCGGCTGGCCCGCACGAGTCCGCACGTCAATCAGGCGTCGGGCGTCAGCGTGCGGATGTCGGTCGCCAACTACGAGAACGTCGTCTCCAATGCTGAGCGACGGGGCATCCTGCATGACGAGACCGACGTCGTTACCCGCATCAGCGATCTGGTGCATCTGGCCTCCAGTTCCCGCGGGAAGCTCGAACTGGCGATGTCCGAGGAGCCGGGCGAAGAGGATCACCTGATTACCCGTCTGGTCGAAGAGGCGGTCAAGAACATCTTCGACCAGCATCTGTCGGTCAAGCAGTTCCGCGCGCTGGTCGAGCATTTCGAGCGCGGCGTGCGGCTGGAAGTCTCGGACACATCGACGACGCAGGAACTGCTCGACGCGTTCGATTCCATTCCGGGATTCCGCAAGGCGATTCTGGAAGTCGCGGGCCGGATCGAGCCTCAGCTTGCGGAAGGCTCGACCGCGCCGGGTGTGCAGGCCGCGGTTGGCGAACTGCTGCTCGATGGGCTCTATGCTCACAACAAGCTGAGCAAGAAGTCGAAGCGGGGCCGCGCCAGCTACGGGCTGTAGGTGGCGCGAGTCTTGTGTGGTGAGTCTTGAGCCGGGTGGCTGGCGGTCGGAGCGAAGCGACGCCCCCAGCCCATTTTGGTTGCGGTTCGGGACTTCGGGCACGCGAATCGCAGCCCGAAGCCCGCCGGCTGCGTCCGGTGGGCCGCAGGTTGTTCGACGTACATGCTCGCCTTCAGGGGCGAGCATGGCACCCCGGCGAACGAGCCGCGCCCGTGAGGAAGCGGAAGGGAACGCGCAGCGGAATGCCCATGTTGTCTGCGCAAGCCTCGCCGCCCGAACCGCGTGCCTGCTACGATCTCCGCTTCAGGCCTGCACATCTCTTTCGGGTGAGACGCGCCATGCACCGATCGATCCTGCTGCTTCTGTCGCTGACGATTCTCTTCAGTGATGCCAGTGTCGCACCGGCACAGGAATCACCCACCGAACGGTTCCATGAACTCCTCAACGACGAGTGGGACCGGACGATGCGGGAGTCGCCGACCTGGGCGTCGGCACTGGGGGACCTGCGTTTCAACGATCGCTGGCCCGACATGAGCCGCGACGCTCTCGAAGCCTCCCACGCCGCCGATCGCGAGGTTCTCGAGAAGCTGAGTACGATTCCTGTCGAAGAACTTTCGCCCGCTGATCAGATCAACTACCGGCTGTTTGAGCGGGAGTACGCGCTGAAGGTCGAAGCGTTCCCGTACCGCTGGTGGCTGATTCCGCTTAACCAGCGGGGCGGAATCCAGGATGCCGGCTCGACCGCCGACTCGCTCCGCTTTGATCGAGTGAAGCATTACGAAGACTGGCTGGCGCGGATGCGGGCCTTCCCTGAGTACATGGATCAGACGCTGGCTCTGATGCGTGAGGGGGCCGGGGCGGGCATCATGCATCCGCAGATCATCCTCTCGCGAATCCCCGCCCAGGTCCGTCGGCAGATTGTTGACGATCCCGACCAGCATCTGTTCTACAAGCCGTTTCGCAGTTTCCCGGATGACATCGCCGACGAGGACCGTCAGCGTTTGCGGGACGAAGCACGGCAGCTGATCTCGGATGAGATCGTCCCCGCTTACCGGAAGATGCTGACCTTCTTCGAAGAAGAGTACCTGCCGGCCGGGCTCGGGAAAGTCGGCGTCTGGCAGTTGCCGCGTGGAGACGAACTGTACCGGCTTCGCTGCCGGCAGTTCACCACGACCGATCTGACGCCGCAGGAAATCCACGAGATCGGTCTGAGCGAGGTGGCGCGCATCCGGGCCGAGATGGAGAAGATCGTCGAGGAGGTCGGCTTCGACGGAACGTTTGCCGAGTTCCTCGAGATGCTGCGGACCGACCCG
This region includes:
- a CDS encoding sigma 54-interacting transcriptional regulator encodes the protein MSDLPRTLGELRESGYRSLSVKQEMRRNLIGRLRSGEPLFPGILGYDETVIPEIVNAVLSRHDMLFLGLRGQGKTRMLRMLTHLLDERLPIVAGSEINDDPLAPISRYARDLVEEKGDATPIEWIGREQRYHEKLATPDVTIADLIGEVDLVKHAEGRHLASEDVMHFGLIPRSHRGIFCMNELPDLSPKIQVGLFNVLEERDVQIRGFTVRLPLDLCMVFSANPEDYTNRGRIVTPLKDRIGSVVRTHYPLTRELGVRITEENAWQDRDGDVRVATPNFIKEIIEETSRLARTSPHVNQASGVSVRMSVANYENVVSNAERRGILHDETDVVTRISDLVHLASSSRGKLELAMSEEPGEEDHLITRLVEEAVKNIFDQHLSVKQFRALVEHFERGVRLEVSDTSTTQELLDAFDSIPGFRKAILEVAGRIEPQLAEGSTAPGVQAAVGELLLDGLYAHNKLSKKSKRGRASYGL
- a CDS encoding DUF885 domain-containing protein; amino-acid sequence: MHRSILLLLSLTILFSDASVAPAQESPTERFHELLNDEWDRTMRESPTWASALGDLRFNDRWPDMSRDALEASHAADREVLEKLSTIPVEELSPADQINYRLFEREYALKVEAFPYRWWLIPLNQRGGIQDAGSTADSLRFDRVKHYEDWLARMRAFPEYMDQTLALMREGAGAGIMHPQIILSRIPAQVRRQIVDDPDQHLFYKPFRSFPDDIADEDRQRLRDEARQLISDEIVPAYRKMLTFFEEEYLPAGLGKVGVWQLPRGDELYRLRCRQFTTTDLTPQEIHEIGLSEVARIRAEMEKIVEEVGFDGTFAEFLEMLRTDPKFYFDDPNELLEAYQAACKKIDPQLVKLFRKLPRIPYGVEAIPQHIAPDTTTAYYRPPAADGTRAGTYFVNLFRPEVRPKYEIEVLSVHEAVPGHHLQIALAMELEDLPEFRRYGGYTAFIEGWALYSEGLGEELGLYQDPYSRFGQLTYEMWRAVRLVVDTGIHEFQWTRQQAIDFFAENTAKTLHDIENEIDRYIAWPGQALAYKIGQLRIQELRRKAEQELGEDFDIREFHDVVLRNGAVTLGVLEAQVDAWLEEKQGQR